TAATAATGCAAACCTTAAATGAAAATGTAAAAAAACCTTTTATAATTACATGTATATTTTTATATAATAAATAATTTTGTATAACATTTTTGTCATATTAGTATTTTTCATTAGAGTGATTGTTGTATTTGCAGTATGATTAAATATCATGTTATGAAAGAAGGATATATTTTGACTGTTTTTAAAAATGAGCGCTTAAGCTGGTTACCATACCTAGCTATTGTCATTTTGTTACACGTTATTGGGTTTAGTTTTTTATGGATTGCTGGAAAAGACCATCATATCTTATTTGGTATGGGGATTCTTGCATATACATTAGGTTTACGTCATGCATTTGATGCTGATCATATTGCCGCGATAGATAATACGGTTCGTAAATTATTACAGCAACGCAAAGATCCATCTGGCGTTGGTTTCTACTTTTCAATTGGACATTCATCTGTCGTATTTTTAATGGCTGTATTTTTAGGAGTATCTGTAAAATGGGCTAAAGATGAATTACCACATTTCCAAGATATTGGTGGAACGATTGGTACACTCGTATCTGGATTCTTTTTAGTACTCATAGGTGTATTAAATCTAATCATTTTAATCTCACTGATTAAATTATTTGCAAAGTTACGTCGTGAACATGTTGAAGAAGCTGAGGTTGATGAATTACTTGAATCAAGAGGATTTGTTTCTCGATTTGTCGGTCCGTACTTCAAATTAATTACACGTAGTTGGCATGTATTACCACTTGGTTTCTTATTTGGACTTGGATTTGACACCGCAAGTGAAATTGCATTACTCGCTCTTTCTTCAGGCGCATCACAACAAGCAATTTCATTTATAGGGATATTATCTTTACCAATTTTATTCGCATCTGGTATGAGTTTATTGGATACTTTAGATGGTGTTGTAATGAAATATGCCTATAATTGGGCATTCTTCAATCCTATTCGCAAAATCTATTACAATATAACGATTACTGCGATATCCGTCATGGCTGCATTAGTGATTGGGATGATTGAATTGCTACAAATTCTTGCTGATAAGTTAGATTTACATGGTGCGTTTTGGGCATTCATTGGTTCAATCGAATTTGATTATTTAGGCTATATTTTAGTTGCATTATTTTTAATTACTTGGCTTATTTCAAGTTTGATTTGGAAATTTGGTCGCATTGAAAGCAATTGGGGTAAATAAAATCGACCAACTTGCTATTATAGCTAACTTCGCATTTAGTTAGACAGCCAGCACACTGACTTTTCTATACTACATTCTTAATTGGTGTCCACATCACATTTTTGTTTCGGTCATCATTTAAGAATGTAGTTTTTTATCGTCTTTTTATATTCTGGTTACTTAAGATTCGATGCTTTCTCGTTTGAAATTTCTATATTTATGCTTACAATTTACTTATAGTCTTGAAACAGGAGGAGGTATGGAAATGAATATTGCAAAGTTAGAGGATTACTTAGAAATTGATTCAAATCATTATGATGAACCGAGCGTTGAAGCCTTGAATTATTATGCAACTCGATTTATGTTAACAGTGCCTTTTGAAAACATTGATGTACAAAATGGTAAACCTATATCTATAGATATTGATGCACTTTTCAATAAAATTGTTCATGATAAACGTGGCGGCTTTTGTTATGAATTGAACTCATTTTTTAAAGCATATTTATTACAAAAAGGATTTAATCCGCAGTTAATGTCCGCTACCATCCATACACCTAATGGTGGCCGTAGTCTAAATGGTTCACATGCGTCACTTGTTGTACCGATTAACAATGTATTTTATGTAGCAGATGTCGGATTTGGAGACTTACCTCTACACGCTATGCCAATTACTTCGTCAGACCAAACTCAACCAGTCACAGACATAAGTGGCACATTTCGTGCTATTTTTGAAAATGAACATAGGGAACTATTTTATGTACAAAAATTTGAAAATAATAACTGGAATACAAAATATGAAGCTGAATTCAAACCTAAACAAATAGAAGATTTTAATAGCAACATCGAATATAATCAAAACAACCCAGATTCAATTTTTGTTAAGCATTTACTAATTACAATGCCACAATCATTTGGACGCGCCACAATGTCTGAAAATCATTTAACTTTAACAAGGAATGGTAGCTCAGAAAAATTTGATGTCACTAAAGATAACTATAAACATTTTTTAGAAAAATATTTTGGACTAAATGTAACTATTAATCGTATTGAAAACAATAATAGTAAAATATAAAAATATGGGCGTAACTTACTTATTGTAGGTAGCGCCCCTTTTTTATGCTTCATAAATATAATAAAAAGGATATAGCACAAACTTCATGCCACACCCTTCTTTTGAACCGCTTCATTTTACTTAAGCAAGTGCATCTACAATATAAATAACACCTACGAATACAAATGCAATAGCAATCATCGTCGACACAAAGACAATACCCATTAACGGGTTAAATAATAAAATAACACCAAATAAAATACCTAAAACGTTAAAGATAACTGAAATTAGTTTTAAGTTACCACTACCTGAAAATGTAAATAATCCTGCAATAGAACTAAAAATAAACCAGAATGCAAACATATAAATAAAGAATGCTGAACTTGCGCCAACATTAAAAATAACTAATAGACCAAAGAGAATATCTACAACACCCATAAAGACAATCCAACTTTGACTTCCACCTACTAAAGCTTTTGCTTTTCTACGGTAAATGATTTGAATCACACCGTTAATTAATACAAACAGTCCAATCAACCACGTAATAGCATAAAAATTTTCAATTGGAAATGTAAAAATAACGACTGCCAACATTAATAATAATACACCCATTATTAAACTAGACCACTTAATACCTTGATTTGTTTTTGCCATAAAAATCAATTCCTTTCAAATAAAGCTCTCTTTTAATTTTTACAAAAAATTTATTATACAATAATTAAATTCCCTTTTCTTAATTTACACAAACATCGTCACTTAGAAAGCACCATTTCTTTTGTCTAATATGTGCGATAAATCTGTATCCTCATTCAAAAATCTACTAAGTAGCGATAGCTTTCAACTCTGTAAGGTTCATTCATTGAATTGTAAGTTTAGATAAAGGCTACTGCTCCAAACATTATTTAAAATGAAATTAAATACAAAAGGAGTGAGACTATGACAATATTATCAGTTCAACATTTGTCAAAAAAGTATGGTAAAAAGCATACATTCCAAGCACTTAAAGACATAAATTTCGATATACAAAAAGGAGAATTCGTAGCAATAATGGGTCCTTCTGGATCAGGTAAGACTACCTTATTAAATGTCCTAAGTTCAATTGACCAAGTTTCTGAAGGTAGTGTTATTGCTAATGGACAAGAACTTAATAAACTTAATCAAAAAGCCCTTGCCAAGTTCCGTAAAGAATCATTAGGATTTATTTTTCAAGATTATAGTATTTTACCGACATTAACTGTTAAGGAAAATATTATGCTACCTTTATCCGTTCAG
This is a stretch of genomic DNA from Staphylococcus roterodami. It encodes these proteins:
- a CDS encoding HoxN/HupN/NixA family nickel/cobalt transporter; translated protein: MTVFKNERLSWLPYLAIVILLHVIGFSFLWIAGKDHHILFGMGILAYTLGLRHAFDADHIAAIDNTVRKLLQQRKDPSGVGFYFSIGHSSVVFLMAVFLGVSVKWAKDELPHFQDIGGTIGTLVSGFFLVLIGVLNLIILISLIKLFAKLRREHVEEAEVDELLESRGFVSRFVGPYFKLITRSWHVLPLGFLFGLGFDTASEIALLALSSGASQQAISFIGILSLPILFASGMSLLDTLDGVVMKYAYNWAFFNPIRKIYYNITITAISVMAALVIGMIELLQILADKLDLHGAFWAFIGSIEFDYLGYILVALFLITWLISSLIWKFGRIESNWGK
- a CDS encoding arylamine N-acetyltransferase, translated to MNIAKLEDYLEIDSNHYDEPSVEALNYYATRFMLTVPFENIDVQNGKPISIDIDALFNKIVHDKRGGFCYELNSFFKAYLLQKGFNPQLMSATIHTPNGGRSLNGSHASLVVPINNVFYVADVGFGDLPLHAMPITSSDQTQPVTDISGTFRAIFENEHRELFYVQKFENNNWNTKYEAEFKPKQIEDFNSNIEYNQNNPDSIFVKHLLITMPQSFGRATMSENHLTLTRNGSSEKFDVTKDNYKHFLEKYFGLNVTINRIENNNSKI
- a CDS encoding HdeD family acid-resistance protein produces the protein MAKTNQGIKWSSLIMGVLLLMLAVVIFTFPIENFYAITWLIGLFVLINGVIQIIYRRKAKALVGGSQSWIVFMGVVDILFGLLVIFNVGASSAFFIYMFAFWFIFSSIAGLFTFSGSGNLKLISVIFNVLGILFGVILLFNPLMGIVFVSTMIAIAFVFVGVIYIVDALA